From a single Silene latifolia isolate original U9 population chromosome 6, ASM4854445v1, whole genome shotgun sequence genomic region:
- the LOC141587926 gene encoding uncharacterized protein LOC141587926, with translation MTDNQISQFASQISQLQASNGKFPRKIEESPKTINAIHLRSGRELEDRVFVKRKKSRKSEVVVETPKMVEDDLVEVVVENPMVVDEHTKIVEEPKQQVVRTYVPPIPFPQRLARAKLEQKYGKFMHMMKGVNITMPFIDAIKEIPAYGKCLKELISNKLSLSPTTTVNLSKECSEILMSEFLQKLEDTGSFSIPCTIGSIQIERAPCDLGASISLMPLKIFKKLKGFELSPTRVSLQLADRLARYPIGLVENVPLKVGKLVIPYDFYVMDIPEDSKIPIILGRPCLATGGAMIDVKNWKLSLQVGEDKMEFSLEKSMKSPSISDSCYIVDVLEDCLNEHNLEPSYLDPLEVCQTKEGDGVDGLLGVDVKEDLDKDDSKEDEF, from the coding sequence ATGACGGATAACCAAATCTCTCAATTCGCCTCTCAAATTAGTCAATTGCAAGCCTCAAATGGAAAGTTTCCACGTAAAATTGAGGAGAGCCCAAAGACCATTAATGCTatacatttgaggagtggtagggAGTTGGAAGACCGGGTGTTCGTAAAAAGGAAAAAGAGTCGCAAATCGGAAGTTGTGGTTGAAACACCAAAAATGGTTGAAGATGATCTTGTAGAGGTTGTTGTGGAGAATCCCATGGTAGTTGATGAACATACTAAGATTGTTGAAGAGCCCAAGCAACAAGTCGTGAGAACATATGTGCCACCAATCCCTTTTCCCCAAAGGTTGGCAAGAGCAAAGCTTGAGCAAAAGTATGGAAAATTCATGCACATGATGAAAGGTGTGAACATCACCATGCCTTTTATTGATGCCATCAAGGAGATACCCGCATATGGAAAGTGCTTGAAGGAGTTGATTTCCAACAAACTTTCCTTGAGTCCAACAACAACGGTGAATTTGTCTAAGGAATGTAGTGAAATCTTAATGAGTGAGTTTCTCCAAAAGCTTGAAGATACGGGTAGTTTTTCTATCCCATGCACAATTGGCTCTATTCAAATAGAGAGAGCCCCATGTGATTTGGGAGCTAGCATTAGCCTAATGCCTCTCAAGATTTTCAAGAAGTTGAAGGGATTTGAGCTCTCACCTACAAGAGTATCTTTGCAGCTTGCGGATAGATTGGCGAGGTATCCAATTGGCCTAGTGGAAAATGTACCACTCAAAGTGGGAAAACTTGTGATACCTTACGACTTCTATGTGATGGATATTCCCGAGGATTCCaaaattccaatcatcctagggcGCCCATGCCTTGCTACCGGGGGTGCAATGATTGATGTTAAGAATTGGAAGCTTTCCCTTCAAGTTGGTGAGGACAAGATGGAATTCTCGTTGGAAAAATCCATGAAGTCTCCTTCTATAAGTGACTCTTGTTATATAGTGGATGTGTTGGAGGATTGCTtgaatgagcataatcttgagCCTTCATATTTGGACCCATTGGAAGTTTGTCAAACCAAGGAGGGGGATGGAGTTGATGGTCTATTGGGAGTTGATGTAAAGGAAGACTTGGATAAAGATGACTCAAAAGAAGATGAATTTTAA